The following are encoded in a window of Salinibacter grassmerensis genomic DNA:
- a CDS encoding amino acid permease, with protein MADDSSAAPEQELARDLGFLEAYTIGVGTMIGAGIFVLPGIVAENAGPAGMISFLIGGAVSLLTALSLSELATGMPKAGGSYYYVNTALGSFFGSVVGWSMWGGLMFATAFYMLGFGQYLTYFMPLGSTGVAIAALIMAALLVGVNYRGVKETGSLQNLIVILLIGFILVFLAFGVFNIDWDTFRPFNPQGWGAVASTAATVYVTFIGFEVIATSAEEIKNPGRNLPLSMIASVLTPTVFYVLVMLISTGVLPVPELANSYIPVSDVAGTYLGTFGALMMVVGAVLATVSSANASILSAARVNFAMGRDKILTPWLNNIHPDYRTPYRAILVTGAVILGLIALGVGIETLADVASFAYLVTYALVHVSVFVMRRAEPEGYDPDFRLPGLAYPIIPILGFISCIVIVAQMRPLVLMIGGVIVLIGVVWYLAYARTRAEKPSLVGEAIAAEGGRRAPPSGRYRVVIPVANPNTERFLLRLGAAIASGHADKNGQEAELIAVSVIEVPQQTSLQQGIQFEEERVERQRELLENARTMAEDLGVGIRTRAIVGRSVGDAVLNVVQEERASHVVLGWSGQRKRVEHILGTNIDPIVEETACELTLVKKGPEETVGDVVALVGEGPYTRLGAQRASEFAQSDPESDLTLLNVQGPSENGEYDPEEEGRALIESVVKEAGIEQDHTEEVIVTDGDVRETLLNAVQDYDTICVGATRSTAVAQALFGSVPEEIGEKSEGTVALARGALYKPRSVTQGVVDVLST; from the coding sequence ATGGCCGACGATTCTTCTGCCGCCCCCGAACAAGAACTTGCCCGGGATCTCGGGTTCTTGGAGGCCTACACCATCGGCGTCGGGACCATGATTGGAGCGGGCATCTTTGTCCTCCCCGGCATCGTCGCCGAGAACGCCGGGCCCGCCGGCATGATTTCGTTTCTCATCGGCGGGGCGGTGTCGCTGCTTACAGCCCTGTCCCTGTCGGAGCTGGCCACCGGCATGCCGAAGGCAGGCGGCAGCTACTACTACGTCAACACGGCCCTCGGCAGCTTCTTCGGCAGCGTGGTGGGCTGGAGCATGTGGGGCGGCCTCATGTTCGCCACGGCCTTCTACATGCTCGGCTTCGGGCAGTACCTTACTTACTTCATGCCCCTCGGGAGCACCGGGGTCGCCATCGCCGCCCTCATCATGGCGGCCCTGCTCGTGGGGGTCAACTACCGCGGGGTCAAGGAGACCGGCTCCCTTCAAAACCTGATCGTGATTCTACTGATCGGGTTTATCCTGGTCTTCCTGGCGTTCGGCGTGTTTAACATCGACTGGGACACCTTCCGCCCTTTCAACCCGCAGGGCTGGGGCGCCGTGGCCTCGACCGCCGCGACGGTGTACGTCACCTTCATCGGCTTCGAGGTGATCGCCACCAGTGCCGAAGAGATCAAGAACCCAGGGCGCAACCTTCCTCTCTCGATGATCGCGTCGGTGCTCACGCCGACGGTCTTCTACGTGCTCGTGATGCTGATCTCCACCGGCGTCCTGCCCGTGCCGGAATTGGCCAACTCCTACATTCCGGTGTCGGACGTGGCCGGCACGTACCTGGGCACGTTTGGCGCCCTCATGATGGTGGTAGGGGCCGTCCTGGCAACCGTCTCCAGCGCGAATGCCTCCATCCTGTCGGCGGCCCGCGTCAACTTCGCGATGGGCCGGGACAAGATCCTCACGCCCTGGCTCAACAACATCCACCCGGACTACCGTACGCCCTACCGGGCCATTCTCGTGACCGGGGCCGTCATTCTCGGGCTCATCGCCCTCGGCGTCGGGATCGAGACGCTCGCCGACGTGGCGAGCTTTGCCTACCTAGTCACGTACGCCCTCGTCCACGTGTCCGTCTTCGTGATGCGGCGCGCCGAGCCCGAGGGGTACGACCCGGACTTCCGGCTTCCGGGCCTCGCCTATCCCATCATCCCGATCCTCGGGTTCATCTCGTGCATCGTCATCGTCGCCCAGATGCGCCCGCTCGTGCTCATGATCGGGGGCGTGATTGTCCTCATCGGCGTCGTGTGGTACCTGGCGTACGCCCGCACTCGTGCCGAAAAGCCCAGCCTCGTGGGCGAGGCGATCGCGGCGGAGGGGGGGCGCCGGGCGCCGCCGAGCGGCCGCTACCGCGTGGTCATTCCGGTGGCCAACCCCAACACCGAGCGGTTCCTACTTCGGCTCGGCGCCGCCATTGCGTCCGGGCACGCCGACAAGAACGGGCAGGAAGCCGAGCTCATCGCCGTCAGCGTCATTGAGGTCCCGCAGCAAACGTCCCTGCAGCAGGGCATCCAGTTTGAGGAGGAGCGCGTGGAGCGCCAGCGGGAACTGCTCGAGAACGCCCGGACGATGGCCGAGGACCTGGGCGTGGGCATCCGCACCCGCGCCATCGTCGGGCGCAGCGTCGGCGACGCGGTGCTAAACGTGGTCCAGGAGGAACGGGCCTCCCACGTCGTGCTCGGGTGGAGCGGCCAGCGCAAGCGCGTCGAGCACATTTTGGGGACCAACATTGACCCGATCGTCGAGGAGACCGCCTGCGAGCTCACGCTCGTCAAGAAGGGCCCGGAAGAGACGGTCGGGGATGTCGTCGCCCTCGTGGGGGAGGGGCCGTACACCCGGCTGGGGGCACAGCGGGCGAGCGAGTTTGCGCAGAGCGATCCAGAGTCCGACCTCACCCTCCTCAACGTGCAGGGCCCGTCGGAGAACGGCGAGTACGATCCGGAGGAAGAGGGGCGCGCGCTGATCGAGTCCGTGGTCAAGGAGGCCGGGATCGAGCAGGACCACACGGAAGAGGTGATCGTCACGGACGGCGACGTGCGGGAGACCCTGCTCAACGCGGTACAGGAC
- a CDS encoding amino acid permease has protein sequence MTAPQPENGKKKPTAPSDPDAQPALEDTAEMDVSMTPEEAPISGRKQFGTFGGVFTPTVLTILGVIMYLREGWIIGNAGLLGGLLIITVGFAITLCTALAMSSITTNIRIGAGGAYAVIAQSLGLEVGGSVGIPRYLSQALAVTMYIFGFREGWLFVFPSHPALLVDIATFAVLYGIAYVSADFAIRVQYLIMALIGASLVSIAAAAATGSMQYGLGEIQLWGDFVGAPEAPTQPNSFWVVFAVFFPATTGIMAGANMSGDLKDPKRSIPVGTLAAIAVSFVIYVLLAIWLAMSATPEEMVSNYAVMVDKAYWPPAVLGGLLGATFSSALASLVGAGRILQAMGAHQVVPKSDWLAHLAPDGEPRHAMMVTGGIIFASLMVRDLNAIAPLITMFFLVTYAMICAAVLIEQSLGLVSFRPRLRIPIWVSFLGLAGSLLAMFIINPTVSFVALVVTLGFYVILARRQLDAPFEDVRSGMFVALAEWAAKKVTELPTMQERAWKPNLLIPVEQSSDLRGSFLTIEDLTAPQGSVKIVGLSPNGRPDVLNEQLDTLTAAFRERDIFASATIIDAGGFAEGLRAGMQALRGAFFHPNIVFLRMPDSPDREKDYRHVIAEADRENVGTLLYAPHPRAALGQRQTINVWIRDRSPDWRISMEIGNLDLALLTGYKLSQNWDAQMRLVTAVGDPEQQAKAQDFLEKMIDLGRFPNSTAVVGTEPFNTYITSAPQADLNIFGLQPEPDFDTIRRLVDQTDSTCMFVRDSGRESALA, from the coding sequence ATGACCGCCCCCCAGCCGGAAAACGGTAAAAAAAAGCCCACCGCTCCGTCCGACCCGGATGCTCAACCGGCCCTCGAAGACACCGCCGAGATGGACGTGAGTATGACGCCGGAGGAGGCTCCCATCTCGGGACGCAAGCAGTTCGGCACGTTCGGCGGCGTCTTTACCCCCACGGTGCTCACGATCCTCGGGGTCATCATGTACCTCCGAGAAGGATGGATCATCGGCAACGCGGGGCTGCTGGGTGGGCTGCTGATCATCACGGTCGGATTTGCGATCACCCTCTGCACTGCCCTCGCCATGTCGTCGATCACGACGAACATCCGCATCGGGGCGGGCGGGGCGTACGCGGTGATTGCCCAGTCGCTGGGGCTGGAGGTGGGCGGCAGCGTGGGCATCCCGCGCTACCTCTCCCAGGCCCTCGCGGTGACGATGTACATTTTCGGCTTCCGCGAGGGCTGGCTGTTCGTCTTTCCGAGTCATCCGGCCCTCCTGGTCGACATTGCTACGTTTGCGGTCCTATACGGCATCGCCTACGTAAGCGCCGACTTTGCCATCCGCGTGCAGTATCTCATCATGGCGCTCATCGGCGCCTCGCTCGTCTCCATCGCCGCGGCGGCCGCCACCGGCTCGATGCAGTACGGCCTCGGCGAGATCCAGCTCTGGGGCGACTTCGTGGGCGCCCCCGAGGCCCCCACACAGCCGAATTCGTTCTGGGTCGTCTTCGCGGTCTTCTTCCCCGCCACGACGGGCATCATGGCCGGGGCCAACATGAGCGGGGACCTCAAAGACCCAAAGCGGAGCATCCCCGTGGGCACCCTGGCGGCCATCGCCGTGTCGTTCGTGATCTACGTCCTGCTGGCCATCTGGCTCGCCATGTCGGCCACGCCCGAGGAGATGGTGAGCAATTACGCGGTCATGGTGGACAAAGCCTATTGGCCGCCGGCGGTGCTGGGGGGGCTGCTGGGGGCGACGTTCTCCTCGGCCCTCGCCTCCCTGGTGGGGGCGGGGCGCATCCTGCAGGCCATGGGCGCGCACCAGGTCGTGCCCAAGTCGGACTGGCTCGCCCATCTCGCGCCCGACGGCGAGCCGCGCCACGCGATGATGGTGACGGGGGGCATCATCTTTGCCTCCCTCATGGTGCGCGACCTGAACGCCATCGCGCCGCTCATTACGATGTTCTTCCTGGTCACCTACGCCATGATCTGCGCGGCGGTGCTTATCGAACAGAGCCTCGGCCTCGTGAGCTTTCGTCCGCGCCTCCGCATCCCCATCTGGGTATCTTTCCTCGGCCTCGCCGGCTCCTTGCTGGCCATGTTCATCATCAACCCTACGGTGAGCTTCGTCGCGCTGGTCGTGACCCTCGGCTTCTACGTGATTCTGGCGCGTCGGCAGCTGGACGCTCCCTTCGAGGACGTGCGTAGCGGCATGTTCGTGGCGCTCGCGGAGTGGGCGGCCAAGAAGGTGACCGAGCTGCCCACCATGCAGGAGCGGGCCTGGAAGCCCAACCTGCTGATTCCGGTGGAGCAAAGCAGCGACCTTCGCGGCTCTTTTCTCACTATCGAGGACCTCACCGCACCGCAGGGCTCGGTCAAGATTGTGGGCTTGAGCCCAAACGGACGCCCCGATGTGCTAAACGAACAGCTCGACACGCTGACGGCGGCCTTTCGGGAGCGGGACATCTTTGCCTCCGCCACGATCATCGATGCGGGCGGCTTTGCCGAGGGGCTGCGAGCGGGGATGCAGGCCTTGCGCGGGGCCTTCTTCCATCCAAACATCGTATTCCTCCGAATGCCCGACTCGCCGGACCGGGAGAAGGACTACCGACACGTCATTGCGGAGGCGGATCGCGAGAACGTGGGCACACTCCTCTACGCGCCACACCCGCGGGCCGCGCTGGGCCAGCGCCAGACCATCAACGTCTGGATCCGCGACCGGAGCCCGGACTGGCGCATCTCGATGGAGATTGGAAACCTCGATCTTGCCCTGCTTACGGGCTATAAGCTGTCGCAGAACTGGGACGCACAGATGCGGCTCGTCACCGCCGTTGGGGACCCCGAGCAGCAGGCCAAGGCACAAGACTTCTTGGAGAAGATGATCGACCTGGGGCGCTTTCCGAACAGCACCGCGGTGGTGGGCACCGAGCCGTTCAACACGTACATCACGTCGGCGCCTCAGGCCGACCTGAACATCTTCGGCCTTCAGCCCGAACCGGACTTCGACACCATCCGCCGCCTCGTCGACCAGACGGACTCTACGTGCATGTTCGTGCGCGACTCGGGGCGGGAGTCGGCATTGGCATAA
- a CDS encoding cation:proton antiporter, which yields MPESILLNITVVVMLGIGAQWAAWRFRLPSILLLLLVGFLAGPVLGVLDPQSLRGDWLFAFVSLSIGIILFEGGLSLRLSELREVGSTVFNLITIGVLLTWGLGAAGAYYILEFDVGLAVLIGAILTVTGPTVVIPLLRHVRPKGRVSTIAKWEGITIDPVGAILAVLVLETLILLNDPARAGVGTSAAAEHVAIGLGLEIFVALGISVVATILLVVILRRRMVPDFLRNPVTLMVVVVAFVVANVLQHESGLLATTLMGIALANQPYVSVQRIIEFKENLQVLLIGSLFVLLSARLEMSALEYIDLRVLIFLGILVVIVRPLAVFVSSFGSNLEWEEKAFLSWLAPRGIVAAAVASLFAYQLRPIYPGAVDGMVPVIFAVIVGTVAIYGLTLAPLARWLDLAEPNPNGLLFVGAAPWVRTVAQHVQELGYSVALLDNNPVHVRSAREEGLTAHRGNALSENILDEITLSGIGDLLITIPNDEVASLTALHFSEIFETTNIFQLAAQPDSRHGGEGVMPGHLRGRPLFGEDTSYQSLKAHLKRGDTIKVLSVNDDASDETQEYYSYEDLSKEYENETVIPLFILRDNDTLEIVSEMNQFRLRPEDQFVALVGAGMDTRDQEHKTPEVKQAEGDGLLEVEETSPETPDEETTDTPETG from the coding sequence GTGCCTGAATCTATTCTTCTCAACATCACCGTCGTCGTCATGTTGGGCATCGGGGCGCAGTGGGCCGCGTGGCGGTTTCGGCTGCCCTCCATTCTCCTGCTCCTTCTGGTGGGCTTCCTCGCCGGTCCGGTTTTAGGGGTGCTCGACCCGCAGTCCCTCCGTGGGGACTGGCTGTTCGCCTTCGTCTCCCTGTCCATCGGGATCATTTTGTTCGAGGGAGGGCTGAGCCTCCGGCTTTCTGAGCTGCGGGAGGTGGGGAGTACGGTCTTCAACCTCATCACGATCGGGGTTCTGCTCACATGGGGCCTCGGGGCGGCCGGGGCCTACTACATCCTCGAGTTCGATGTGGGACTGGCCGTGCTTATCGGCGCAATCCTGACGGTGACGGGGCCGACCGTCGTCATTCCCCTTCTACGCCACGTTCGGCCGAAGGGCCGCGTCAGCACCATCGCCAAGTGGGAGGGCATCACGATCGATCCGGTGGGGGCCATCCTGGCCGTACTGGTTCTCGAGACCTTGATTCTGCTGAACGACCCGGCACGGGCGGGCGTCGGGACCTCGGCCGCCGCCGAGCACGTCGCCATCGGGCTGGGCCTCGAGATCTTCGTGGCCCTGGGCATCAGCGTGGTGGCCACCATACTGCTCGTGGTCATCCTGCGGCGGCGCATGGTCCCCGATTTTCTCCGAAATCCGGTCACCTTGATGGTGGTGGTCGTGGCTTTTGTCGTCGCCAATGTGCTCCAGCACGAGTCCGGCCTGCTCGCCACGACGCTCATGGGCATCGCCCTGGCGAACCAGCCGTACGTGTCGGTACAGCGCATCATCGAGTTTAAGGAGAACCTTCAGGTGCTGCTCATCGGGTCGCTCTTCGTGCTCCTGAGCGCCCGCCTGGAGATGAGCGCCCTGGAATACATTGACCTGCGGGTGCTCATTTTCCTGGGCATTCTGGTCGTGATCGTGCGGCCCCTCGCCGTCTTTGTGTCCTCGTTCGGGTCGAACCTGGAGTGGGAGGAAAAGGCGTTCCTGTCGTGGCTGGCCCCGCGCGGTATCGTGGCCGCGGCCGTCGCCTCCCTCTTTGCGTACCAGCTGCGCCCCATCTATCCTGGAGCGGTGGACGGGATGGTGCCGGTCATTTTTGCCGTGATCGTTGGCACGGTGGCCATCTACGGCCTCACGCTGGCCCCCCTCGCCCGCTGGCTCGACCTGGCCGAGCCAAACCCGAATGGCCTCCTCTTCGTGGGGGCGGCACCCTGGGTGCGCACGGTGGCCCAGCACGTCCAGGAGTTGGGCTACTCCGTTGCCCTGCTCGATAACAACCCGGTTCACGTCCGGTCGGCCCGCGAGGAGGGCCTGACGGCGCACCGGGGCAACGCGCTGTCGGAGAACATTCTCGACGAGATCACCCTCAGCGGCATTGGGGACCTGCTCATCACGATCCCAAACGATGAGGTCGCCTCTCTGACGGCCCTCCACTTCTCCGAAATCTTCGAGACCACCAACATCTTCCAGCTCGCCGCCCAGCCCGACAGCCGGCACGGAGGGGAGGGCGTAATGCCCGGCCACCTTCGCGGCCGCCCCCTCTTCGGGGAGGACACCAGCTACCAGTCGCTGAAGGCCCACCTGAAGCGGGGCGACACCATTAAGGTGCTCTCGGTGAACGACGACGCGTCGGACGAGACGCAGGAGTATTACAGCTACGAGGACCTATCGAAGGAATACGAGAACGAAACCGTTATTCCGCTCTTCATCCTGCGCGACAACGACACGTTGGAGATTGTGTCGGAGATGAACCAGTTTCGGCTGCGGCCCGAAGACCAGTTCGTTGCCCTCGTCGGAGCAGGCATGGACACGCGGGATCAGGAGCACAAGACCCCGGAGGTCAAGCAGGCGGAAGGGGATGGACTTCTGGAGGTCGAGGAGACGTCCCCGGAGACGCCCGATGAGGAAACCACCGACACGCCGGAGACGGGCTGA
- a CDS encoding Glu/Leu/Phe/Val family dehydrogenase produces MEGSNSTPQPNGQAESSDGFFGEVNQMFDEAAAQTDHARGVLHQIRACDNIIRFEFPIERDDGSIQVIRGYRGEHSHHMQPTKGGIRYAPSVNVDEVMALSALMSYKCAIVDVPFGGAKGGVCIDARNYSTTELKRITRRYTFELERKDFIGPGTDVPAPDYGTGPQEMAWIMDTYNQIGDEDLNALACVTGKPVGQGGVRGRTEATGRGVYYGIREACGYPKDMERLGLEPGLAGKSVVIQGLGNVGYYAAKFLEEGGANIVGIAEIEGAIHDPDGLDVDDVVDHREETGSILGFADAENVETSAKALELPCDILIPAALEGVITADNASDIQASIIAEAANGPVTSKADEILQEKNAMIIPDVYLNAGGVTVSYFEWLRNLSHVRHGRMSRRFEERNAERILRAVDELTAEDFNEDLLELLIEQVGFGAGERDLVHSGLEDTMSHAYDEIRAIREKKGVDMRTAAFVSAIDKIAGSYEQMGIFP; encoded by the coding sequence ATGGAAGGCTCGAACTCAACCCCGCAGCCGAATGGTCAGGCCGAATCGTCCGACGGCTTCTTCGGTGAGGTCAACCAGATGTTTGACGAAGCCGCGGCTCAGACGGACCACGCACGCGGCGTTCTCCACCAGATTCGGGCCTGTGACAACATTATCCGGTTCGAGTTTCCGATCGAGCGGGATGACGGCAGCATTCAGGTCATCCGCGGCTACCGGGGGGAGCACAGCCACCACATGCAGCCCACGAAGGGGGGCATCCGCTACGCCCCGAGTGTAAACGTGGACGAGGTGATGGCCCTCTCGGCGCTCATGAGCTACAAGTGCGCCATCGTGGACGTCCCGTTTGGGGGGGCCAAAGGTGGGGTGTGCATTGATGCACGCAATTATTCGACGACGGAGCTGAAGCGCATCACGCGCCGGTACACCTTCGAACTCGAGCGAAAGGACTTCATCGGTCCCGGGACGGACGTGCCGGCCCCCGACTACGGCACGGGCCCGCAGGAAATGGCGTGGATCATGGACACGTACAACCAGATCGGCGACGAGGACCTCAACGCCCTGGCGTGCGTCACCGGGAAGCCGGTGGGGCAGGGCGGCGTGCGGGGCCGCACGGAGGCGACTGGCCGCGGCGTCTACTACGGCATCCGAGAGGCGTGCGGCTACCCGAAGGACATGGAGCGCCTCGGCCTGGAGCCGGGCCTGGCGGGAAAAAGCGTCGTCATCCAGGGGCTTGGCAACGTCGGGTACTACGCCGCGAAGTTCCTGGAGGAGGGGGGAGCCAACATCGTGGGCATCGCCGAAATTGAGGGGGCGATTCACGATCCCGATGGCCTCGACGTAGACGACGTGGTGGACCACCGCGAGGAGACGGGGTCGATCCTGGGCTTCGCCGACGCCGAGAATGTCGAGACCTCCGCGAAGGCGCTCGAACTGCCCTGCGACATCCTCATTCCGGCGGCGCTGGAGGGCGTGATTACCGCCGACAACGCCTCGGACATCCAGGCGAGCATCATTGCGGAGGCGGCCAACGGGCCCGTCACCTCGAAGGCCGACGAGATTCTCCAGGAGAAGAACGCCATGATCATTCCGGACGTCTACCTCAACGCGGGCGGTGTCACGGTGTCGTACTTCGAGTGGCTCCGAAATCTCTCTCACGTCCGGCATGGGCGCATGAGCCGTCGGTTTGAAGAGCGCAACGCTGAGCGCATCCTCCGGGCCGTCGATGAACTGACCGCGGAGGACTTCAATGAGGACCTTCTGGAGTTGCTCATCGAGCAGGTCGGCTTCGGGGCCGGCGAGCGGGACCTCGTGCACTCGGGGCTCGAAGACACCATGAGCCACGCCTACGACGAGATTCGGGCCATCCGCGAGAAGAAGGGGGTCGACATGCGCACGGCGGCCTTCGTGAGCGCCATCGATAAGATAGCGGGCTCCTACGAGCAGATGGGAATCTTTCCGTAG